From a single Miscanthus floridulus cultivar M001 chromosome 8, ASM1932011v1, whole genome shotgun sequence genomic region:
- the LOC136474623 gene encoding large ribosomal subunit protein uL11z-like yields the protein MPPKLDPSQVVEVFVRVTGGEVGAASSLAPKIGPLGLSPKKIGEDIAKETAKDWKGLRVTVKLTVQNRQAKVSVVPSAAALVIKALKEPERDRKKVKNIKHSGNISLDDVIEIAKTMRPRSMAKEMAGTVKEILGTCVSVGCTVDGKDPKDLQQEIDDGEVEIPSA from the coding sequence ATGCCGCCCAAGCTCGACCCGTCGCAGGTGGTGGAGGTGTTCGTCCGTGTGACCGGCGGCGAAGTTGGCGCGGCGTCTTCGCTGGCCCCCAAGATCGGCCCACTCGGTCTTTCTCCCAAGAAGATCGGAGAGGACATCGCCAAGGAGACGGCCAAGGACTGGAAGGGCCTCCGCGTCACCGTCAAGCTCACCGTCCAGAACCGACAGGCCAAGGTCTCCGTCGTTCCCTCCGCCGCGGCGCTCGTCATCAAGGCGCTCAAGGAGCCCGAGAGGGACCGCAAGAAGGTCAAGAACATCAAGCACAGCGGCAACATCAGCCTCGACGACGTCATCGAGATCGCCAAGACCATGAGGCCCAGGTCCATGGCCAAGGAAATGGCCGGCACCGTCAAGGAGATTCTCGGCACCTGCGTCAGCGTCGGGTGCACCGTCGACGGCAAGGACCCCAAGGACCTGCAGCAGGAGATTGACGATGGCGAGGTGGAGATCCCGTCCGCTTAA